One part of the Longimicrobiales bacterium genome encodes these proteins:
- a CDS encoding 2Fe-2S iron-sulfur cluster-binding protein, which produces MANEQTENVTCRINGIEVTVPRGTRIIEAAEQAGIGIAHYCYHPGLSAPAMCRMCLVEIEGVPKLQPACVSTVAEGNNILTESERARESRKGTLEFYLINHPLDCPVCDKSGECRLQDFVHAEGPKHGRLRDAKVIFGQDDFGGNILYDGDRCIMCTRCVRFMREVAQDDLLGVVQRGHRSVIDTFFEQGLDDSPFHTNIVDICPVGALLDKDFLHKARVWDLDHAPSICPNCSQGCNIRIDTRDNLVQRLRPRANPDVNSYWMCDYGRHSYEWMNGTDRIEAPLVRDGERLVAQNWQPAMLALLDRLKQRAGSVRIVGSPMLSNEDNGLLARLGSLLGAAAPVYRSARAEDEVVLPGFPKLARRRELAANGRGLSALGFERVGDDRAQGGLTSADVLIVLGDELADLPADFGRDASLFVYLGHRLHPAARNAHFVLPVSTFAEQEGTFTNFEGRVQRFWPALQPPPLARPAWQVLGVLLAGLDDGPAPADAANAFLRVGSFFEPFAGLTYEMIGTRGALMNEPVAIGAGGGD; this is translated from the coding sequence ATGGCGAACGAGCAGACGGAAAACGTAACCTGCCGCATCAACGGCATCGAGGTGACGGTCCCCAGGGGGACGCGCATCATCGAGGCCGCGGAGCAGGCCGGCATCGGGATCGCGCACTACTGCTACCATCCGGGGCTGTCGGCGCCCGCGATGTGCCGCATGTGCCTGGTCGAGATCGAGGGTGTGCCCAAGCTGCAGCCGGCGTGCGTGTCGACGGTCGCCGAGGGCAACAACATCCTGACCGAGAGCGAGCGCGCACGCGAGTCGCGCAAGGGCACGCTCGAGTTCTATCTGATCAACCACCCGCTCGACTGCCCGGTCTGCGACAAGTCGGGCGAGTGCAGGCTGCAGGACTTCGTGCACGCGGAAGGGCCGAAGCACGGCCGCCTGCGCGATGCCAAGGTCATCTTCGGGCAGGACGACTTCGGCGGGAACATCCTGTACGACGGCGACCGCTGCATCATGTGCACGCGCTGCGTGCGCTTCATGCGCGAGGTCGCGCAGGACGACCTGCTCGGCGTCGTGCAGCGCGGCCATCGCTCGGTGATCGACACGTTCTTCGAGCAGGGCCTCGACGACAGTCCGTTCCACACGAACATCGTCGACATCTGCCCCGTGGGCGCGCTGCTCGACAAGGACTTCCTGCACAAGGCGCGCGTCTGGGATCTGGACCACGCGCCGTCCATCTGCCCGAATTGCTCGCAGGGCTGCAACATCCGGATCGACACGCGTGACAACCTGGTCCAGCGGCTGCGCCCGCGCGCGAACCCGGACGTCAACTCGTACTGGATGTGCGACTACGGCCGCCACAGCTACGAGTGGATGAACGGCACCGACCGGATCGAGGCACCGCTCGTGCGCGACGGGGAGCGCCTGGTCGCGCAGAACTGGCAGCCGGCGATGCTGGCACTGCTGGACCGTCTGAAGCAGCGCGCGGGCAGCGTGCGCATTGTCGGCTCGCCCATGCTGTCCAACGAGGACAACGGCCTGCTCGCGCGGCTCGGAAGCCTGCTCGGTGCCGCGGCGCCGGTCTACCGCTCCGCGCGCGCCGAGGACGAGGTCGTGCTGCCGGGCTTCCCGAAGCTGGCGCGCCGTCGCGAGCTGGCGGCCAACGGCCGCGGCCTGAGCGCGCTCGGCTTCGAGCGCGTCGGCGATGATCGCGCGCAGGGTGGCCTCACCAGCGCGGACGTGCTGATCGTGCTCGGCGACGAGCTGGCCGACCTGCCGGCGGACTTCGGCAGGGACGCGTCGCTCTTCGTCTACCTGGGCCACCGCCTGCACCCGGCCGCGCGCAACGCGCACTTCGTGCTGCCCGTCTCCACGTTCGCGGAACAGGAGGGCACATTCACGAACTTCGAGGGGCGCGTGCAGCGCTTCTGGCCGGCGCTCCAGCCGCCGCCGCTGGCGCGCCCCGCCTGGCAGGTGCTCGGCGTGCTGCTGGCGGGCCTCGATGACGGGCCCGCGCCGGCGGACGCGGCCAACGCCTTCCTGCGCGTCGGCTCCTTCTTCGAGCCCTTCGCAGGACTCACCTACGAGATGATCGGCACGCGCGGCGCGCTCATGAACGAGCCGGTCGCGATCGGCGCGGGCGGAGGCGACTGA
- the nuoH gene encoding NADH-quinone oxidoreductase subunit NuoH, protein MHEYAPMSQTAWWIITVVKILVVFVAILIIVAMLTLLERKIAGWIQDRLGPNRVGPTGLLQPIADGLKNILKEETLPAQANKIFFVLAPMISIMPAAITFAVVPFAAPLPTPWGLVDMILADLPIGILYILALTGLGVYGIVMAGWASNSKYSLLGGMRASAQMVSYEVSLGLSLIPVFILAGNVTLTQIVWDQQAGLGLWYALPLGLSFFMFVIASFAETNRLPFDMAEAESELVTGYHTEYSSMKFSMFFIAEYSNMVTASALMATLFLGGWDIPFLSFDNMRIIAPGVVEGAQPAVWKTLLTFLSFAIKTFFFIVLFMWVRWTVPRFRYDQIMHLGWKVLLPVALAYIVIMAAAVLTLDSLGIEYGFGYGVILTIVNLIPTGIFLWIIDRDRVIAGSAGPGLEGKRRPGMPVGVTATAVRPAAEAAEEAAWR, encoded by the coding sequence ATGCACGAGTACGCACCCATGTCGCAGACGGCGTGGTGGATCATCACCGTGGTGAAGATCCTGGTCGTTTTCGTCGCCATCCTGATCATCGTCGCGATGTTGACGCTGCTGGAGCGCAAGATCGCCGGCTGGATCCAGGACCGGCTCGGGCCCAACCGGGTCGGCCCGACCGGCCTGCTGCAGCCGATCGCCGACGGGCTCAAGAACATCCTGAAGGAAGAGACACTGCCGGCGCAGGCGAACAAGATCTTCTTCGTGCTGGCACCGATGATCTCGATCATGCCCGCGGCGATCACGTTCGCCGTGGTGCCCTTCGCGGCGCCGCTGCCCACGCCGTGGGGACTGGTCGACATGATCCTCGCCGACCTGCCCATCGGCATTCTCTACATCCTGGCGCTGACCGGGCTGGGCGTGTACGGCATCGTGATGGCCGGCTGGGCTTCGAACAGCAAGTACTCGCTGCTCGGCGGCATGCGCGCGAGCGCGCAGATGGTGAGCTACGAGGTCTCGCTCGGCCTCAGCCTGATACCCGTGTTCATCCTCGCCGGCAACGTCACGCTGACGCAGATCGTGTGGGACCAGCAGGCGGGACTCGGGCTCTGGTATGCACTGCCGCTCGGTCTCTCCTTCTTCATGTTCGTGATCGCGTCCTTCGCGGAAACGAACCGGCTGCCGTTCGACATGGCGGAGGCCGAGTCGGAGCTGGTGACCGGCTACCACACGGAATACTCGTCGATGAAGTTCTCGATGTTCTTCATCGCCGAGTACTCCAACATGGTGACCGCGTCCGCCCTCATGGCGACGCTGTTCCTGGGCGGCTGGGACATCCCGTTCCTGTCGTTCGACAACATGCGGATCATCGCGCCGGGGGTGGTCGAGGGTGCGCAGCCTGCCGTCTGGAAGACGCTGCTCACGTTCCTGTCGTTCGCGATCAAGACGTTCTTCTTCATCGTGCTCTTCATGTGGGTGCGCTGGACCGTGCCGCGGTTCCGCTACGACCAGATCATGCATTTGGGCTGGAAGGTCCTCCTGCCGGTCGCGCTCGCGTACATCGTGATCATGGCGGCTGCCGTGCTCACGCTGGACAGCCTCGGGATCGAGTACGGCTTCGGCTACGGCGTGATCCTGACGATCGTGAACCTGATTCCGACGGGCATCTTTCTTTGGATCATCGACCGCGACCGCGTGATCGCCGGCTCCGCCGGCCCGGGTCTCGAGGGCAAGCGGCGGCCGGGCATGCCGGTGGGCGTGACCGCGACCGCAGTGCGGCCCGCGGCGGAAGCGGCTGAGGAGGCAGCATGGCGATAG
- a CDS encoding NADH-quinone oxidoreductase subunit I — MAIGVKTMRRPTANTSYLRATLKGMALTFRHLVNPNKVTIEYPDVKPPLSDRWRGTHRMAVHADGRPKCVACGLCPTICPANCIRLVPGEDDQGNRYPVVYEIDEFRCIFCGMCQEVCPVEAIHVGQDYENAEYTRERFVYDLDRLMAQDHPYSSLWDPADPAGQ, encoded by the coding sequence ATGGCGATAGGCGTGAAGACGATGCGCCGGCCGACGGCCAACACGTCGTACCTGCGCGCAACCCTGAAGGGCATGGCGCTCACGTTCCGGCACCTGGTGAACCCGAACAAGGTCACCATCGAGTATCCGGACGTGAAGCCGCCGCTCTCGGACCGCTGGCGCGGGACGCACCGCATGGCGGTGCACGCGGATGGCCGGCCGAAGTGCGTGGCGTGCGGGCTGTGCCCGACGATCTGCCCGGCGAACTGCATCCGACTGGTTCCCGGCGAGGACGACCAGGGCAACCGCTACCCGGTCGTCTACGAGATCGACGAGTTCCGCTGCATCTTCTGCGGCATGTGCCAGGAGGTCTGCCCGGTGGAGGCGATCCATGTCGGGCAGGACTACGAGAACGCCGAGTATACCCGTGAGCGCTTCGTCTACGACCTGGACCGCCTGATGGCGCAGGACCATCCGTACTCGTCCCTGTGGGACCCGGCAGACCCGGCGGGCCAATGA
- a CDS encoding NADH-quinone oxidoreductase subunit J, whose amino-acid sequence MIELLWWVFAALAIGGGIAMLMSRTPVASLLFLVLTFFSLSAIYVLLGAYFIAALQVIVYAGAIMVLFLFTIMLLNLGHDYRNDLRGAGWIIVAFTAAGVGAWAVSRAFGLEGALVDRGGAERIDAAVTELNAVGAIAMPLFRDYIVPFELTSILLLVAIIGAVLLAKRRV is encoded by the coding sequence ATGATCGAGCTGCTCTGGTGGGTATTCGCGGCACTCGCGATCGGCGGCGGCATTGCCATGCTGATGAGCAGGACGCCGGTCGCGAGTCTGCTCTTTCTCGTGCTCACGTTCTTCAGCCTCTCGGCGATCTACGTGCTGCTCGGCGCGTACTTCATCGCCGCACTGCAGGTGATCGTGTACGCCGGCGCCATCATGGTGCTGTTCCTCTTCACGATCATGCTGCTCAACCTCGGCCACGACTACCGCAACGACCTGCGGGGCGCGGGCTGGATCATTGTCGCGTTCACCGCGGCGGGCGTCGGCGCATGGGCCGTGTCGCGTGCGTTCGGCCTCGAGGGCGCACTGGTCGACCGCGGCGGTGCGGAGCGCATCGATGCCGCCGTGACCGAGCTGAACGCGGTCGGCGCCATCGCGATGCCGCTGTTCCGCGACTACATCGTGCCGTTCGAGCTCACGTCGATCCTGCTGCTCGTCGCCATCATCGGCGCGGTGCTGCTGGCCAAGCGGAGGGTCTGA
- the nuoK gene encoding NADH-quinone oxidoreductase subunit NuoK — protein sequence MITQSLWLSAILFSLGVAGVVFRRNAIILFMCVELMLNAVNLAFVAISRSVGIDGQIFVFFVMAVAAAEAAVGLAIVISVFRHTESVDTRDFNLLRW from the coding sequence ATGATCACCCAGTCACTCTGGCTGAGTGCGATCCTGTTTTCACTCGGTGTCGCGGGCGTGGTCTTCCGGCGCAACGCGATCATCCTGTTCATGTGCGTCGAGCTGATGCTGAACGCGGTGAACCTCGCGTTCGTGGCGATCTCCCGCAGTGTCGGCATCGACGGCCAGATCTTCGTGTTCTTCGTGATGGCGGTCGCCGCGGCGGAGGCCGCCGTCGGGCTCGCGATCGTGATCTCGGTGTTCCGTCACACCGAGAGCGTCGACACCCGGGACTTCAACCTGCTGCGGTGGTAG